In Mycolicibacterium nivoides, the DNA window GAGCGCATGGTCGGCGAGGCGCGTGAAGAGGCGGCGCGGGTCGCGACCGCGGCGAAGCGTGAGTACGACGCGACCACGGGCCGCGCCAAGGCCGAAGCCGATCGTCTGATCGAGAACGGCAACATCTCCTACGAGAAGGCCGTACAAGAGGGCATCAAGGAGCAACAGCGCCTGGTGTCGCAGACCGAGATCGTCTCGACCGCCACCGCCGAGGCCACCCGGCTCGTCGACGCGGCGCACGCCGAGGCCGACCGGCTTCGCGGCGAGTGCGACATCTACGTCGACAGCAAACTGGCTGAGTTCGAGGACTTCCTCAACGGCACGCTGCGCTCCGTCGGCCGCGGACGTCACCAACTACGCACGACCGCCGGCACGCACGACTACGCCACCCGCTGACGACCTTGCACAGTTGTCGGTGTGCACTGCGTCGTGACGTGATCTGATACCGCCGTAGGATCGATGCATGGCGACGCATGCGAAATCAGCTGGACGGGGAGGGCCTGAGAGGCGCTTTGATTCCCGGTCGCCGCTGGTGATCGATGTCTCCCGACTCGGCCGGCGCCCGGGTTCGTTCCTGGCTTACCAGGAGACGGTGCCGAGTCCGGTGCGGATCGGGGCCGAGCTGGTCGCCATCGAGAAGGGCGCACCGCTCGACCTCGACCTGCAATTGCAGTCGGTGTCGGAGGGCGTGCTGGTCAGTGGGACCGTATCGGCCCCCACCGTCGGCGAATGTGCGCGCTGCCTGACCGAACTCACCGGTGACGTCGAGATCGACCTCACCGAGCTCTACGCGTACCCCGACAGCACTACCGACGAGACGACCGAGGCCGACGAGATGGGCCGGGTGGGCGCCTCCGGTCATGCCGACACGGTGAACCTGGAACAGCCGATCATCGACGCTGTCGGATTGGCGTTGCCGTTCTCCCCGCTGTGCCGTCCTGACTGCCCGGGACTGTGCCCCGATTGCGGTGTCGCACTGGCCACCGCAGAGCCGGGGCACCACCACGACAAGATCGATCCCCGCTGGGCCAAGCTGGCGGCGATGATGCCCGACGACGAGCGCCCCGGGGGCGACGAGTGACCGACGCGACCGACTCGCATGCGGCGCTGCTGGAAGTACTCGGCGTCGACTTGCCCGCCGAACTGCTCACCATCGCGTTGACGCATCGCAGCTACTCCTACGAGAACGGCGGCCTGCCGACCAACGAGCGGCTGGAGTTTCTCGGCGACGCGGTGCTGGGGTTGACGATCACCGAGGAGCTCTATCACCGCCACCCCGAGCGGTCGGAGGGTGACCTGGCCAAGCTCCGGGCCAGCATCGTCAACACCCAGGCTCTCGCCGATGTCGGCCGTGGGCTCACCGACGGCGGCCTCGGCAGCCACCTGCTGCTGGGCAAGGGGGAGGAGAACTCCGGCGGTGCCGACAAGTCGAGCATTCTCGCCGATGGCGTCGAATCCCTGCTCGGCGCAATCTATCTGCAGCACGGACTGACCACTTCGCGTGAGGTGATCCTGCGGTTGTTCGGTGAACTGCTCGACACCGCCCCGACGCTGGGAGCCGGTCTGGACTGGAAGAGCAGCCTGCAGGAGCTGACCGCGTCCCGCGGGCTCGGTGCACCCACCTATGTGGTGACGTCCACCGGGCCCGACCACGACAAGGAATTCTCGGCGTCGGTGGTGGTGGCCGATGTCGAATACGGCAGGGGCGTGGGGCGCAACAAGAAAGAGGCCGAGCTCAAGGCGGCGGCCGCGGCCTGGAACGCACTCGACAATGCGTGAGCACCGATGCCCGAACTGCCCGAGGTAGAGGTCGTCCGCCGCGGGTTGCAGGAACATGTTGCGGGCAAGACGATTTCAGCGGTACGCGTGCATCATCCGCGTGCCGTACGCCGTCACGAGGCCGGTCCCGCCGATCTGACCGCGCGACTGCTGGGCGCCCGCATCACCGGAACCGGCCGCCGGGGCAAGTACCTCTGGCTGACGCTGGGGGAGGATGGCAGCCAGGACGCGACCGATGCCCTGGTGGTGCATCTGGGGATGAGCGGCCAGATGCTGTTGGGGCCGCTGCGCGACGACCGGCATCTGCGGATCGCCGCGCTGCTCGACGACGGCACGGCCCTGAGCTTCGTCGACCAACGGACGTTCGGGGGCTGGCAGCTGGCCGATCTGGTGACGGTCGACGGCGCCGCGTTGCCCGAGCCTGTCGCTCACATCGCGCGCGATCCGCTCGACCCGCGCTTCGATCGAGACAGCGTGGTTACCGTGTTGCGGCGCAAGCACTCTGAGATCAAGCGTCAGCTGCTCGACCAGACCGTGGTATCTGGTATCGGCAACATCTACGCCGACGAGGCGCTGTGGCGGACCAAGGTCAACGGCGCCAGAACCGCCGCCCTGCTGCCGCGCCGCCGGCTGGCCGAAGTGCTCGATGCCGCCGCCGCGGTGATGACCGATGCGCTCAGCCAGGGTGGTACGTCATTCGATTCGCTCTATGTGAACGTCAACGGCGAATCGGGCTACTTCGAGCGGTCTTTGGACGCCTACGGCCGCGAAGGGGAGCCGTGCCGGCGGTGCGGCGCGGTGATGCGCCGCGAGAAGTTCATGAACCGATCGTCGTTCTACTGCCCGAAATGTCAGCCCCGTCCCCGGGGCTGACCCGGACGGATCACGGCATGCTGGGCATGCCCGGCATATCGGACATGCAGATCTTCCACGATCCGCTTTCCTTGCGCAGGTACAACTTGCCGGGGCCGGCGCTGCTGGAGATGTCGACGACGGCCTTGCTCCCGTTCACCGTGATCTTGGTGATCTCTGCCGTCCCGCTGGAATCAGTGGTCTTCGGAATGTCGATGGCATCCAGACCGCCGATCTTGTCGAACAGGTCCTGATCCGCCTGGCAGAAATAGGGCAGGGCTTCGTTGAGGTCGCTGCTGCTCGACATCACCTCATCGAGGAAATCCCGGACCTCCTGCTCGGCCGCGCTCTCGCTGGACGACTGTGACGACCCCGCGTTGGTGCGGCCGTCCTTCGAGTCGCCGCTCAACGCGAAGATGGCGATGCCGCCGACCAGGATCACCACGGCCAGTACGGCGCCGGCGATCGCCAGCCACTTACCGTTGCCGCTCTTGGGTGGCTGGGGAGCGGGATAGCCGTACGGCTGCTGCGGCGCGCCGTAAGGCGGCTGGGCTCCGTAGGGCGAGCCGTAGGGCTGCTGGGGCGCTCCGTATGGAGCTCCATATGGAGACTGGGGCTGCTGGGGTGCCCCGTAGGGCTGCTGAGGTGCGCCGTAGGGCGAGCCGTAGGGCTGCTCGGGCTGCTGAGGTGCGCCGTAAGGCGAGCCGTAGGGCTGCTCGGGGTTGGCACCGGTGTTCGGATACCCCTGAGGCCCGCCCGGCTGATACGGCTGCTGCCAGGGCTCGGGGGAGCCTGATGGCGGGGTGGGCGGATTGCTCGGCGGGTACGTCACGGTGCTCCTCGGCGAAGTCGGTCTGCCGAGTCTATCGTCGCTGCATGGTTCACCGCTGTGGTGAACTGGGGCCCCCAAGCAGGGTGCGCGGCCATCACCGCTGGAATAACAGTGTGTCGCGACGTGTAGAAATACCGCATGACCGAACTTTGGGTTGACCGCACCGGCGTGCGCCGGTATGTCGGGCGCAGTTCGCGCGGTGCAGAGGTACTCGTCGGCAGTGAGGACGTCGAGGGCGTGTTCACCCCGGGTGAGCTGATGAAGATCGCCCTCGCGGCGTGCAGCGGGATGTCCAGCGATCAGCCACTGCGCCGGCGTCTGGGCGACGACTATCCGGCGACCATCAGGGTGTCCGGGCCGGCGGACCGGGAGCAGGAGCGCTACCCGCTGCTGGAGGAGAAACTCGAAATCGACCTGTCGGGTCTTTCGGAGTCCGAGGTGGCCAGGCTGTTGACCGTGGTCGAGCGCGCCATCGACCAGGTCTGCACGGTGGGCCGCACCCTCAAGTCCGGCACCGAGGTGAAGTTCGAGGTCGCCACTCGATGACCGGCCCGGAACTCCCCGCGGCCGGGCCCGACGCCGAAGTGCGTCTGAGTGCCTGGGTGCACGGTCATGTGCAGGGCGTGGGGTTCCGGTGGTGGACCCGGGCACGGGCGCTGGAGCTCGGTCTGACCGGGTTTGCTTCGAATCGGCCCGACGGCCGGGTGCACGTCGTGGCGCAGGGGCCGCGCGCGAAATGTCAGCGATTGCTTGAGCTGCTGCAGAGCGGTGAAACCCCAGGGTCGGTGGATAACGTCGTCGCAGATTGGGCGGATGCCGACGCCCCGATGGCGGGGTTTCACGAACGGTAGCCGAGTCGGCGGTAGGGTTTGACTCCGTGCACCTCAAGAGTCTGACGCTGAAGGGCTTCAAGTCCTTCGCCTCGCCGACGACTCTGCGGTTCGAACCCGGCATCACCTGCGTCGTCGGCCCCAACGGGTCGGGCAAGTCGAACGTGGTCGACGCCCTCACCTGGGTGATGGGCGAGCAGGGCGCCAAGACCCTGCGCGGCGGCAAGATGGAGGACGTCATCTTCGCCGGTACGTCCTCGCGGGCGCCGCTGGGCCGCGCCGAGGTGACGCTGACCATCGACAACTCCGACAACGCGCTGCCGATCGAGTACTCCGAGGTGTCGATCACCCGCCGCGTGTTCCGTGACGGCGCAGGCGAATACGAGATTAACGGCAGCAGCTGCCGGCTGATGGACGTTCAAGAACTGCTGAGTGATTCGGGCATCGGCCGCGAGATGCACGTCATCGTCGGCCAGGGCAAGCTCGCCGAGATCCTGGAGTCGCGTCCCGAGGATCGCCGCGCCTTCATCGAGGAGGCCGCCGGGGTTCTCAAGCACCGCAAACGCAAGGAAAAGGCGGTCCGCAAGCTCGACTCGATGGCGGCGAACCTGGCCCGTCTGACCGATCTGACAACCGAGTTGCGCCGCCAGCTCAAACCGCTGGGCCGCCAGGCCGAGATGGCGCGGCGCGCGGCGACGATCCAGGCCGATCTGCGTGACGCCCGCCTGCGCCTGGCCGCCGATGATCTGGTGAGAAGGCAGGTCGAGTTCCACAACACCAACCAGGCCGAGACCACGCTGCGCCGCGAGCATGATGAGGCGACCGTCCGGCTGGAGACGTCGACGGTCGAACTGCAGGCGCACGAGGCCGCGGTGGCCGAACTGACCAGGCGCGCCGAGGCCGCCCAACAGACTTGGTTCCGGGCCTCGGCCCTGGCCGAACGGGTGAGCGCCACCGTGCGGATCGCGACCGACCGGGCCCAGTCGTTCGAGGCGGAGGCCGAGGTTTCCACCGGGCAGGACCCCGAGGCGCTGGAAGCCGAGGCCGACGAGGTCGCCGAGCTCGAGATGGAGCTGCTGGGCGAGCTCGAAGAGTCGCGCATCGTCTTGGAGAGTGCCCGCGCCGAGCTGGCCGAACGTGAACAGATCGCCGCGGAGGCCGAGCGGGCGCATCTGGCCGCGGCCCGGGCCGAGGCGGACCGTCGGGAGGGGCTGGCCCGGTTGGCCGGGCAGGTCGACACCATGCGCACCCGGGTCGAGTCGATCGACGACGGGGTCATGCGGATGTCGGTCAACATCGAGGAAGCCGCCGCCAAGGCCCAACTGACACGGGCCGAATTCGAGACTGTGCAGAGCCGGGTCAGCGAACTCGATGCCGGGGAAGTGGGTCTGGACGAGCAGCACGACCGCTCGGTGGCAGCCCTGCGGATCGCCGATGAACGGGTGGCCGAACTGCAGTCGGCCGAGCGTGCCGCCGAACGGCAGGTCGCCTCGCTGCGGGCCCGCATCGAGGCCCTCTCCGTCAGCCTGGACCGACGCGACGGTGCTGCCTGGTTGCAGAAGAACCACAGCGGCTCAGGGCTTTTCGGCACCATCGGGGAATTCCTGAAAGTGCAGCCGGGGCATGAGGTGGCGGTGGCCACCGTTCTGGGCGCCGCCGCCGACGCGTTGGCCGCCGAGGATTTCGGTGTTGCCGCCGCCGCCGTGGCCGCGCTCAAGGAATCCGACGGCGGGCGGGCCGCTCTGCTGCTGGGGGACTGGAAGGTCAACGGCTCGGCAGCATCGGGCACGCTTCCCGACGGCGCGATCTGGGCCAACGACGTGGTCACCGTCCCGGATCGGTTGCGCGGGGCGATCACCGCGATGTTGGCCGGGGTGGCGGTGGTGACCGATCTGCCCGCCGGGGTGCAACTGGTGTCGGCGCGCCCGGACCTGCGCGCGGTGACCGCCGACGGCGATCTGGTCGGTGCCGGCTGGATCAGTGGTGGGTCCGACCGCAAGCCCTCCACCCTTGAGATCAGTTCCGAGATCGACAAGGCGAGACACGAACTGGAGATCGTCGAGCGGCAGACCGGTGAGCTGGCGGCCGCATTGTCGGGGGCCCTGGCCGAGCAGGCGGCCCGACAGGAGTCGGCCGAAGAGGCGATGGCCGCGCTCAACGAATCCGACGCCGCGATCTCGGCCATCTACGAACAGCTGGGCCGCCTGGGACAGGATGCCCGTGGCGCCGGTGACGAGTGGCAGCGGCTGATCCGCCAGCGCGACGAGCTCGAGGCCGGGCGCACCAAGACGGTCGAGGAACTCACCGAACTCGAGTCGCGGCTGCGCAACGCCGAACAGCTTCCGACGTTCGAGGCCGAGCCCGTGGACCGCCAGGCCTCGATGGCCGCCGCGGAGGCGGCGCGTTCGGTCGAGGTGGAGGCCCGGCTGTCGGTGCGTACAGCCGAAGAGCGAGCGAATGCGGTTCGCGGACGGGCTGATTCACTACGCCGCGCCGCTGCCGCCGAGCGCGAGGCTCGGGCGCGTGCGCAACGGGCCCGGGAGGCGCGCGAACATGCGGCGCGGGTGGCCGCGGCGGTGTCCGAAGCGGGACGCATTGTGGCGGGGCGGTTGAGCGCTGTGGTTTCGGTGGCTTCGCGGATGCGCGACGAGCTGGCCACCGAGCGGCAGATTCGGGCCACCGCGCTGTCCCAGGTGCGCGAAGCGGTCACCGAACTCAACGCGAGGATCACGGCGCTGACCGATGCGCTGCACCGTGACGAGATGGCCAAAGCGCAAGCGTCCCTTCGTATCGAGCAGCTCGAGGCTCAGGTGCTCGAGCAGTTCGGGATGCCGGCCGCCGACCTGATCGCCGAGTACGGCCCCCAGGTGGCGCTGCCGCCCACCGAGCTGGAGATGGCGGAGTACGAGCAGGCGCGCGAGCGGGGCGAACAGGTTATGGCGCCC includes these proteins:
- the sepIVA gene encoding cell division protein SepIVA yields the protein MYRVFEALDELGAIVEEARGVPMTAGCVVPRGDVLELIDDIKDAIPGELDDAQDVLDARDSLLREAKEHSESVMSKVNADADGMINHARGEADRLLADAKAQADRMVAEARQHSERMVGEAREEAARVATAAKREYDATTGRAKAEADRLIENGNISYEKAVQEGIKEQQRLVSQTEIVSTATAEATRLVDAAHAEADRLRGECDIYVDSKLAEFEDFLNGTLRSVGRGRHQLRTTAGTHDYATR
- the rnc gene encoding ribonuclease III, translated to MTDATDSHAALLEVLGVDLPAELLTIALTHRSYSYENGGLPTNERLEFLGDAVLGLTITEELYHRHPERSEGDLAKLRASIVNTQALADVGRGLTDGGLGSHLLLGKGEENSGGADKSSILADGVESLLGAIYLQHGLTTSREVILRLFGELLDTAPTLGAGLDWKSSLQELTASRGLGAPTYVVTSTGPDHDKEFSASVVVADVEYGRGVGRNKKEAELKAAAAAWNALDNA
- the smc gene encoding chromosome segregation protein SMC → MHLKSLTLKGFKSFASPTTLRFEPGITCVVGPNGSGKSNVVDALTWVMGEQGAKTLRGGKMEDVIFAGTSSRAPLGRAEVTLTIDNSDNALPIEYSEVSITRRVFRDGAGEYEINGSSCRLMDVQELLSDSGIGREMHVIVGQGKLAEILESRPEDRRAFIEEAAGVLKHRKRKEKAVRKLDSMAANLARLTDLTTELRRQLKPLGRQAEMARRAATIQADLRDARLRLAADDLVRRQVEFHNTNQAETTLRREHDEATVRLETSTVELQAHEAAVAELTRRAEAAQQTWFRASALAERVSATVRIATDRAQSFEAEAEVSTGQDPEALEAEADEVAELEMELLGELEESRIVLESARAELAEREQIAAEAERAHLAAARAEADRREGLARLAGQVDTMRTRVESIDDGVMRMSVNIEEAAAKAQLTRAEFETVQSRVSELDAGEVGLDEQHDRSVAALRIADERVAELQSAERAAERQVASLRARIEALSVSLDRRDGAAWLQKNHSGSGLFGTIGEFLKVQPGHEVAVATVLGAAADALAAEDFGVAAAAVAALKESDGGRAALLLGDWKVNGSAASGTLPDGAIWANDVVTVPDRLRGAITAMLAGVAVVTDLPAGVQLVSARPDLRAVTADGDLVGAGWISGGSDRKPSTLEISSEIDKARHELEIVERQTGELAAALSGALAEQAARQESAEEAMAALNESDAAISAIYEQLGRLGQDARGAGDEWQRLIRQRDELEAGRTKTVEELTELESRLRNAEQLPTFEAEPVDRQASMAAAEAARSVEVEARLSVRTAEERANAVRGRADSLRRAAAAEREARARAQRAREAREHAARVAAAVSEAGRIVAGRLSAVVSVASRMRDELATERQIRATALSQVREAVTELNARITALTDALHRDEMAKAQASLRIEQLEAQVLEQFGMPAADLIAEYGPQVALPPTELEMAEYEQARERGEQVMAPAPMPFDRPTQERRAKKAERELSELGRVNPLALEEFAALEERYNFLSTQLEDVKAARTDLLDVIADVDTRILQVFTEAYVDVEREFEQVFSTLFPGGEGRLLLTNPSDMLTTGIEVEARPPGKKIKRLSLLSGGEKSLTAVAMLVAIFRARPSPFYVMDEVEAALDDVNLRRLISLFEQLREKSQLIVITHQKPTMEVADALYGVTMRGDGITTVISQRMRGQELAANPS
- the mutM gene encoding bifunctional DNA-formamidopyrimidine glycosylase/DNA-(apurinic or apyrimidinic site) lyase; the protein is MPELPEVEVVRRGLQEHVAGKTISAVRVHHPRAVRRHEAGPADLTARLLGARITGTGRRGKYLWLTLGEDGSQDATDALVVHLGMSGQMLLGPLRDDRHLRIAALLDDGTALSFVDQRTFGGWQLADLVTVDGAALPEPVAHIARDPLDPRFDRDSVVTVLRRKHSEIKRQLLDQTVVSGIGNIYADEALWRTKVNGARTAALLPRRRLAEVLDAAAAVMTDALSQGGTSFDSLYVNVNGESGYFERSLDAYGREGEPCRRCGAVMRREKFMNRSSFYCPKCQPRPRG
- a CDS encoding YceD family protein; its protein translation is MATHAKSAGRGGPERRFDSRSPLVIDVSRLGRRPGSFLAYQETVPSPVRIGAELVAIEKGAPLDLDLQLQSVSEGVLVSGTVSAPTVGECARCLTELTGDVEIDLTELYAYPDSTTDETTEADEMGRVGASGHADTVNLEQPIIDAVGLALPFSPLCRPDCPGLCPDCGVALATAEPGHHHDKIDPRWAKLAAMMPDDERPGGDE
- a CDS encoding OsmC family protein; the encoded protein is MTELWVDRTGVRRYVGRSSRGAEVLVGSEDVEGVFTPGELMKIALAACSGMSSDQPLRRRLGDDYPATIRVSGPADREQERYPLLEEKLEIDLSGLSESEVARLLTVVERAIDQVCTVGRTLKSGTEVKFEVATR
- a CDS encoding acylphosphatase, which translates into the protein MTGPELPAAGPDAEVRLSAWVHGHVQGVGFRWWTRARALELGLTGFASNRPDGRVHVVAQGPRAKCQRLLELLQSGETPGSVDNVVADWADADAPMAGFHER